The DNA region CCTTACTCTCTTCTTTCGCAGGCTTGGCGGCTATTTCCGCGTCGACCAGTTCAATAACCGCCATGGGGGCTGCATCCCCGACCCGATATTTAGATAACTTAATAACCCGGGTATAGCCACCGTTTCTTTCGGCATATCTCGCTGCAAGGGTATCAAACAATTTTCGAACAACTTTTTTATCCTGGATAAACTGGAGAACCTGCCTTCGGGCATGGAGGGTTCCACGTTTGGCAAAGGTAATCATATGCTCTGCAAAACGGCGCATGGCTTTAGCCTTTGGGAGCGTGGTAGTAATTCTCTCATGCCGAAACAGCTCGGTAACCAGATTACGAAGCAGAGCTCTCCGATGACTGGCCGTCCTCCCTAGCTTTTTGACTTTTTTTCTATGCCGCATATTCAACCGAATTCAGGAGTCAGAGTGATCTTTACAAACTTTCTGACTTCTGACTTCTGACCTTTTATTTAGAATACAGCTCGACAATCAACTGTTCCTGGATTTGAGGAGAAATATCTTCCCGTTTGGGTAACTCAACAACCGTTCCTTTAAAATTAGCTGCATCTAAGGACAGCCAGGGTGGAATACCCCGACGTTGAGCAGCGGTTAAGGACTCTTTAATTCTTACATTTTCTCGACTTTTAGCCTTTACCTCGATTACATCCCCCTTAGAAACTTGATAAGACGGAATATCCACCAGTTTACCATTAACCAGAATGTGGCGATGTCGGACAAGTTGTCTGGCTTCTTTAATAGAGCTTGCAAACCCCAGGCGATGAACCACGTTGTCCAGACGCCGTTCTAAGGAGATCAATAAAGCAGCTCCGGTAACTCCCTTTTGTTTGGCCGCTTTTTGGAAATAACGTCTAAATTGTTTTTCTAAAACCCCGTAAATCCTTTTCACTTTCTGTTTTTCACGCAAGCGAATCCCGTAATCAGATACCTTAGATCGGCGTTGTCCGTGCTGACCTGGTGGATAATTTCGCCTTTCTATGGGACACTTATCGGTAAAACAGCGTTCTCCCTTTAGATAGAGCTTCATTCCTTCCGCTCTACAAAGCTTACATACAGGACCGGTATAACGTGCCACTCCTTCCTCCGAAACTGAATAGGCAATAGGTAACAGGCCCTAGATCGTGAATTGTCTTTTCCTACCCACGGTCTACGGCTTGCTACCCATTACTTTTTTAAACACGTCGTCTTTTAGGGGGCCTGCAACCATTATGAGGAATCGGTGTTACATCCTTGATGGCTTTAACTTCCAATCCCACAGCCTGTAAGGATCTTATGGCCGCTTCCCTTCCGGCTCCAGGCCCTTTTACATAAACTTCTACCTGGCGCATCCCCAGGTCGAGGGCTTTTTTTCCACAATCTCGAGCTGCCATCTGGGCAGCAAAAGGGGTATTTTTTCGAGATCCCTTATATCCTAAACTGCCGGCACTTGACCAGGTGATAACATTCCCCTCTAAATCGGTAATGGTAACAATGGTATTATTAAAACTACTCTGAATATGGGCAATACCCTTCTCGATATTTTTTAATTCCCTTTTTTTCTTTTTGGCCCCTTTTTTTCCCATACTTAGGGTACTACGCAAAGCGTAATCTGTAGGGCTTTCTAGATCCTACTTTCTGAACTCATTCATTACGCCTTACGTATTCCATCTTCTATTATTTCTTTTTGAGCTGTTTACGCTTACCTCCAATAGTTCGTCGGGGTCCTTTGCGGGTTCTTGCATTGGTACTCGTCCTCTGACCACGAACCGGAAGTCCTCGTCGGTGACGTAAACCTCGATAACAACCGATATCCATGAGGCGTTTTATATTCATAGCGACTTCCCTGCGTAAGTCCCCTTCTACTTTATATTTTTCATCGATTATTTTTCTCAGCGTAACGACTTCTTCGTCGCTTAACTCACCGACCTTTTTATTAAAATCAATTCCGGCTTCTTTTAAAATTTTTTGTGCAGAAGGACGACCGATCCCATAAATATAGGTCAAACCGATTTCTACTCTTTTATTCTTCGGTAGATCAATCCCGGCTATGCGTGCCAAAGTTATAACCTCTCCTTAACTTTGGGGCTTGAGACTTGAGACTTGAGACCGGACGCCGGTCTCTGACCTCTGGCCTCTTGCCTCTAAGAAATTTTTCACCCCTGTTTTTGTTTATGCCGAGGGTTCTCACAAATGACCCTTACGACACCTTTTCGTTTGACAATCTTGCATTTATCACAGATTTTTTTTACGGAAGCTCGAACTTTCATAATCTGAAACCGTCTGGACACCAAGAACGTCAAACAGTAAGCACTACCGTCAGATGGTTGCTTGAACTCTTTTTCTCCCCAGGTCTCTGGATCTGTTCCAGCCTTTGCCCCTGGCGTCCTTGGTGTCCAGACAGTTTACCTATTTATGTCGATAAATAATTCGTCCCCGGGTTAAATCATAGGGAGAAAGTTCAACGGTCACTTTATCTCCAGGTAATATTCGAATAAAGTGTTTACGCATTTTACCCGAAATATGGGCTAAAACTTTATGTCCGTTATCCAGTTCAACCCGGAACATAGCGTTGGGGAGCGGTTCTACCACCGTCCCTTCCACCTGTATGGCTTCTTCTTTTGGCATAAATTTGTTTGCTTATCAAATCCTTTAAATAATATAAGATAGATCGAGATAACTACTGAATAGGGTGATATAGCAATATAATTTTTTAATCCAGATTCGTCAATATTTCAGGCCCATTTTCTGTAATCGCAATGGAATGTTCAAAGTGGGCGGATAAACTTCTATCTTGCGTGACAGCCGTCCATTTATCTTCTAATATTTCAACTTCTGGACCTCCCATGTTTACCATGGGCTCTATGGCCAATACCATCCCGACTCTCAGCCGTTCTCCTTTACCCGGTGTACCAAAATTAGGGACTTGAGGGTCTTCATGGAGTTTTCTACCTATTCCATGTCCTACAAAATCCCTTACCACCGAGAAGGAGTTCTTTTCGACGTGGGATTGAACGGCATAAGAAATATCTCCTAACCGATTCCCGGGGTAAGCCTGTTCAATCCCTTTGTAGAGGGCTTCCTGGGTGACTTGAAGAAGTCTCTCAGCCTCTGGAGAGATTCTTCCAACTGGAACTGTCAGAGCAGCATCTCCATAGTAATTATCAACAACCACGCCTACATCGAGACCTATAATATCTCCCGATTTAAGTTTTCGAGAGGAAGGAATTCCATGGACCACCTGTTCATTAACCGACGTACAGATATAAGCTGGATAGTTTCGATACCCCTTAAAAGCCGATTTAGCCTTTCTTTTCTTCAGCCAGTCTTGGGCAAAGGCATCTAACTCCGCGGTCGTTATTCCCGGGGCAACTAATTTTATTAACTCTTTTAATAATTCAGCAACAAGTCGGCAACTTACCTTAATTTTATTTATCTCTTCACGAGATTTTAAAATAACTCCCATTTTTCAACTACCCTTCCTTTTTTATTTTTGAAAATATGGCATCCTGGATACTTTTGAAAACATCTTCTATGGTCCGTGCCCCTCCGTCTATGGAGATCAAGGCGCTTTTTTCCCAGTAATATTCTATCAAAGGTTTAGTCCGGGCGCGATAGACCTCCAACCGTTTCCTTACCGTTTCTTCCTTATCGTCCTCTCGCTGGTATAAAGGGCCTCCACACTTATCACAAACTCCTTCTTGTAGGGGAGGGTTAAAAATTACGTGAAAGGTTTCTCCACAATTCCGACATACCCTTCTGCCGGAGACTCTTTTGATAAGTTCTTCTTCCTGGAGATAAATATTAATCACGGCATCTAGATAGAGACCTCTCTGCCTGAGAATCTCATCCAGAGCCACAGCTTGCCAGATAGTCCTCGGAAACCCATCCATCAGCCATCCTTTCTGGCAATCCACCTCTTGAAGCCGATCTTTAATGATACCGATC from Candidatus Limnocylindrales bacterium includes:
- the rpsK gene encoding 30S ribosomal protein S11, whose product is MGKKGAKKKKRELKNIEKGIAHIQSSFNNTIVTITDLEGNVITWSSAGSLGYKGSRKNTPFAAQMAARDCGKKALDLGMRQVEVYVKGPGAGREAAIRSLQAVGLEVKAIKDVTPIPHNGCRPPKRRRV
- the rpsD gene encoding 30S ribosomal protein S4 — its product is MARYTGPVCKLCRAEGMKLYLKGERCFTDKCPIERRNYPPGQHGQRRSKVSDYGIRLREKQKVKRIYGVLEKQFRRYFQKAAKQKGVTGAALLISLERRLDNVVHRLGFASSIKEARQLVRHRHILVNGKLVDIPSYQVSKGDVIEVKAKSRENVRIKESLTAAQRRGIPPWLSLDAANFKGTVVELPKREDISPQIQEQLIVELYSK
- a CDS encoding adenylate kinase translates to MNLIFMGPPGAGKGTQAKLFSKTYNIPQISTGDILRQAVKEGTPLGKKAQIYLEKGELVPDEIMIGIIKDRLQEVDCQKGWLMDGFPRTIWQAVALDEILRQRGLYLDAVINIYLQEEELIKRVSGRRVCRNCGETFHVIFNPPLQEGVCDKCGGPLYQREDDKEETVRKRLEVYRARTKPLIEYYWEKSALISIDGGARTIEDVFKSIQDAIFSKIKKEG
- the rpmJ gene encoding 50S ribosomal protein L36, which produces MKVRASVKKICDKCKIVKRKGVVRVICENPRHKQKQG
- the rpsM gene encoding 30S ribosomal protein S13; this translates as MARIAGIDLPKNKRVEIGLTYIYGIGRPSAQKILKEAGIDFNKKVGELSDEEVVTLRKIIDEKYKVEGDLRREVAMNIKRLMDIGCYRGLRHRRGLPVRGQRTSTNARTRKGPRRTIGGKRKQLKKK
- the infA gene encoding translation initiation factor IF-1, encoding MPKEEAIQVEGTVVEPLPNAMFRVELDNGHKVLAHISGKMRKHFIRILPGDKVTVELSPYDLTRGRIIYRHK
- the map gene encoding type I methionyl aminopeptidase, whose protein sequence is MGVILKSREEINKIKVSCRLVAELLKELIKLVAPGITTAELDAFAQDWLKKRKAKSAFKGYRNYPAYICTSVNEQVVHGIPSSRKLKSGDIIGLDVGVVVDNYYGDAALTVPVGRISPEAERLLQVTQEALYKGIEQAYPGNRLGDISYAVQSHVEKNSFSVVRDFVGHGIGRKLHEDPQVPNFGTPGKGERLRVGMVLAIEPMVNMGGPEVEILEDKWTAVTQDRSLSAHFEHSIAITENGPEILTNLD
- the rplQ gene encoding 50S ribosomal protein L17; amino-acid sequence: MRHRKKVKKLGRTASHRRALLRNLVTELFRHERITTTLPKAKAMRRFAEHMITFAKRGTLHARRQVLQFIQDKKVVRKLFDTLAARYAERNGGYTRVIKLSKYRVGDAAPMAVIELVDAEIAAKPAKEESKGT